One Fibrobacter sp. UWB16 DNA window includes the following coding sequences:
- the fliB gene encoding flagellin lysine-N-methylase, whose product MLLRVPDFYDSFHCIADKCTDTCCVGWEIDIDETSAKRYKTVQGEFGEKLRQNIEDDHFKLLPGDRCPFLRQDGLCDMICNLGEESLCDICREHPRFVEVYGDIMEKGIGLCCEEGVRLLLESKGTATSPIAFIEREIDDAPDEIPDDALEARDVIFEERNHLFKILADHSKPLNVRLIELLDYTIETSGLELSEPGDSEVRTNYKISNNIHHSWIDVLGKGESYGPAWDSAYKKIKEIGWSAPANSEVAPNSGSSIFTDSDGEKIIAYLLFRYYEKSLFDGNSLTKVEFAIYFWIMLQKFGKILAGNSAPQTAPIDAIKLLSKQTEYSEEIMEILEQEFMENPAFLPAIFKRILAE is encoded by the coding sequence ATGCTTCTTCGAGTTCCTGATTTTTACGATTCGTTCCATTGCATCGCCGACAAATGCACCGATACCTGCTGTGTCGGCTGGGAAATCGACATCGACGAAACTAGCGCCAAGCGCTACAAAACCGTCCAGGGAGAATTCGGCGAAAAGCTCCGCCAAAACATCGAAGACGATCATTTCAAATTGCTCCCCGGCGACCGCTGCCCATTCTTACGGCAAGACGGGCTCTGCGACATGATTTGCAACCTCGGCGAAGAGAGCCTTTGCGACATCTGTCGTGAACACCCGAGATTCGTCGAAGTCTACGGCGACATCATGGAAAAAGGAATCGGGCTCTGCTGCGAAGAAGGCGTACGCCTCCTGCTTGAGAGCAAAGGTACAGCCACCTCGCCCATCGCATTTATCGAGCGAGAAATCGACGACGCCCCCGATGAAATCCCCGACGACGCACTCGAAGCCCGCGATGTCATTTTCGAAGAACGTAATCATTTGTTCAAAATTCTAGCAGACCACAGCAAACCGCTGAACGTCCGACTCATCGAGTTATTGGATTACACCATCGAGACAAGTGGTTTAGAACTGTCCGAACCCGGCGATTCCGAAGTTCGCACAAACTATAAAATTTCGAACAACATCCACCACTCGTGGATCGACGTCCTTGGCAAAGGCGAAAGCTACGGCCCCGCCTGGGATTCGGCGTACAAGAAGATCAAAGAAATCGGCTGGTCAGCACCAGCAAATTCAGAAGTCGCTCCAAATTCGGGCAGCTCAATCTTCACAGACAGCGACGGTGAAAAAATCATCGCCTACCTGCTATTCCGCTACTACGAAAAAAGCTTATTCGACGGCAACAGCCTCACCAAAGTGGAGTTTGCCATTTATTTCTGGATCATGTTGCAAAAATTCGGAAAAATCCTCGCTGGCAATTCGGCCCCGCAAACCGCCCCAATTGATGCCATCAAGTTGCTCAGCAAGCAAACCGAATATTCCGAAGAAATCATGGAGATTTTAGAGCAAGAATTCATGGAAAATCCAGCGTTTTTGCCCGCCATTTTCAAAAGAATTCTAGCGGAATAA
- the metF gene encoding methylenetetrahydrofolate reductase [NAD(P)H], translating into MKIIDILKQDKMSLSFEVFPPKKETSFENVKAATEAIAKLNPAFMSVTYGAGGGVSQYTLEIAKNLKYNFNIPMLAHLTCISSTKETIHQRIEDMKAAGIKNVMALRGDLTPELIANGRGDCDYHHAVELIRELKAADADFCIGAACYPEKHPESPNQAEDIKHLKEKVDAGADFLTTQMVFDNNLFFSFLYKLRDAGVNCPVLPGIMPITNANQVERAIKLSGSFMPQRFKSLVDKFGSDPEAMKQAGIIYATDQIIDLYANGITNVHVYSMNKPDVAEGILKNVSAILGKNFAG; encoded by the coding sequence ATGAAGATTATCGACATCCTGAAGCAAGACAAGATGAGCCTCTCCTTCGAGGTGTTCCCGCCTAAAAAAGAAACGAGTTTTGAAAACGTTAAAGCAGCTACCGAAGCAATTGCAAAGCTTAACCCCGCATTTATGAGCGTCACATACGGCGCAGGCGGCGGCGTGAGCCAGTACACGCTCGAAATTGCGAAGAATCTCAAGTACAATTTCAACATTCCGATGCTCGCCCACCTCACCTGCATTTCGAGCACCAAGGAAACCATCCACCAGCGCATCGAAGACATGAAGGCCGCCGGCATCAAGAACGTGATGGCCCTCCGTGGCGACCTCACGCCGGAACTCATTGCAAATGGCCGTGGCGACTGCGACTACCACCACGCCGTCGAGCTTATCCGCGAACTCAAAGCCGCTGATGCCGATTTTTGCATTGGCGCCGCCTGCTACCCGGAAAAACACCCGGAAAGTCCAAACCAAGCCGAAGATATCAAGCACCTCAAGGAAAAGGTCGATGCAGGCGCCGACTTCCTCACGACGCAGATGGTCTTCGACAACAACCTTTTCTTCAGCTTCCTTTACAAGCTCCGCGATGCAGGCGTGAACTGCCCGGTGCTCCCCGGCATTATGCCCATCACGAACGCAAACCAGGTCGAACGCGCCATTAAGCTTTCGGGTTCGTTCATGCCGCAGCGTTTCAAGTCGCTCGTGGACAAGTTCGGTAGCGATCCGGAAGCCATGAAGCAGGCTGGCATCATCTACGCCACCGACCAGATCATCGACCTCTACGCGAACGGCATCACGAACGTCCACGTTTATTCCATGAACAAGCCGGACGTCGCCGAAGGTATCCTCAAGAACGTCTCTGCCATCCTCGGCAAGAACTTTGCAGGGTAA
- a CDS encoding TlpA disulfide reductase family protein: MFRRILSLIVLAAAMGFAQFAPEPQVADIKLMMDPKTEQPMKMDFSTHLSGISDPGILFAHFSNRPLLIYYFSPKCPHCQKHFPEIQNLIKEYESKGLTGIAIGLNGGIKKNDIRLFIDQYHAVIPVFQDTDSKFGPAYGTGYIPVVYLVQKDGTFYRYETLNEANMNHLRATLNKILKK, translated from the coding sequence ATGTTTAGACGAATTCTCAGTTTGATTGTACTTGCAGCAGCAATGGGTTTTGCACAGTTTGCACCTGAACCACAGGTTGCCGACATCAAGTTAATGATGGATCCCAAGACTGAACAACCCATGAAAATGGACTTTTCAACGCACCTTTCGGGCATCAGCGATCCGGGCATTTTGTTCGCGCATTTCAGCAACCGACCGCTGCTCATCTATTATTTCAGCCCCAAGTGCCCGCACTGCCAAAAGCACTTCCCCGAGATCCAGAACCTCATCAAGGAATATGAATCCAAGGGACTCACAGGCATTGCCATCGGCTTGAACGGCGGCATCAAGAAGAACGACATCCGTCTGTTCATCGACCAGTACCACGCTGTTATTCCGGTATTCCAGGACACGGATAGTAAGTTTGGGCCGGCTTATGGCACGGGTTACATCCCGGTGGTCTACCTCGTGCAGAAGGACGGCACGTTCTACCGCTACGAAACACTCAACGAAGCGAACATGAACCATTTGCGCGCTACGCTGAACAAGATTTTGAAGAAGTAA